Proteins from one Microbacterium proteolyticum genomic window:
- a CDS encoding TrmH family RNA methyltransferase: MLENPRSPRVRAVAKLSKRAARQETGLFLLEGPQTAREALAWAPETVLELYATPSALEKHADVREAAVDAGVDLQYTTEAVLDAMADTVTPQGIVAVARQSPTALKDILAEGPTLLAICEEVRDPGNLGTIIRAADAAGADAVILTGRTVDLYNPKVVRSTTGSLFHLPVAVDLELADVVARVHEAGLRVVAADVGGDDFVASRDLLSRPTAWLFGNEARGLDETALAHADQSLRLPIYGRAESLNLATAASVCLYETAFAQRAG, translated from the coding sequence GACCGGCCTGTTCCTCCTCGAGGGCCCGCAAACCGCGCGCGAGGCTCTCGCCTGGGCGCCCGAGACGGTGCTCGAGTTGTACGCGACCCCCAGCGCCCTCGAGAAGCACGCGGACGTGCGCGAAGCCGCCGTCGACGCCGGTGTCGACCTGCAGTACACGACCGAGGCGGTTCTGGATGCCATGGCCGACACGGTCACCCCGCAGGGCATCGTCGCGGTGGCACGCCAGTCGCCGACCGCGCTCAAGGACATCTTGGCCGAGGGCCCGACTCTGCTCGCGATCTGCGAGGAGGTGCGCGATCCCGGCAACCTGGGCACGATCATCCGAGCGGCGGACGCCGCCGGTGCGGACGCGGTGATCCTCACCGGGCGCACCGTGGACCTCTACAACCCGAAGGTGGTGCGCTCGACCACGGGGTCGCTCTTCCACCTCCCGGTCGCCGTGGACCTCGAACTCGCCGATGTCGTCGCGCGCGTGCACGAGGCGGGGCTGCGCGTGGTCGCCGCCGACGTCGGAGGTGACGATTTCGTGGCATCGCGAGACTTGCTCAGCCGTCCGACGGCGTGGCTGTTCGGCAACGAGGCCCGCGGCCTCGACGAGACCGCGCTGGCGCACGCCGACCAGTCGCTGCGGCTGCCGATCTACGGGCGTGCGGAGTCGCTGAACCTCGCCACTGCCGCCAGCGTCTGTCTCTACGAGACGGCGTTCGCGCAGCGCGCCGGGTGA
- a CDS encoding amino acid ABC transporter ATP-binding protein encodes MASVPPAGPEPLVVLSDVQKHYGQFQALKDIDLTVDRGEVVVVIGPSGSGKSTLCRTINRLETITSGSITIDGDPLPEEGKGLAKLRADVGMVFQSFNLFAHLTILENVTLGPIKVRKMKKADAEKEARALLDRVGVGHQADKLPAQLSGGQQQRVAIARALAMKPKVMLFDEPTSALDPEMINEVLDVMVGLAADGMTMIVVTHEMGFARKAANRVVFMADGQIVEQAAPEQFFTRPQSDRAKDFLSKLITH; translated from the coding sequence ATGGCATCCGTTCCCCCGGCGGGCCCCGAGCCCCTTGTCGTCCTGTCCGACGTGCAGAAGCACTACGGCCAATTCCAAGCGCTGAAAGACATCGATCTCACGGTCGATCGCGGCGAGGTCGTGGTCGTCATCGGCCCGTCCGGGTCGGGCAAATCGACCCTCTGCCGCACGATCAACCGTCTCGAGACGATCACCAGCGGCTCGATCACGATCGACGGCGACCCGCTGCCCGAAGAGGGCAAGGGCCTCGCGAAGCTGCGCGCCGACGTGGGCATGGTCTTCCAGTCGTTCAACCTCTTCGCCCATCTGACGATCCTCGAGAACGTCACGCTCGGCCCGATCAAGGTCCGCAAGATGAAGAAGGCGGATGCCGAGAAAGAGGCGCGCGCGCTCCTGGACCGCGTCGGCGTGGGCCACCAGGCCGACAAGCTGCCCGCGCAACTGTCCGGCGGTCAGCAGCAGCGCGTGGCCATCGCTCGTGCCCTGGCCATGAAGCCGAAGGTCATGCTGTTCGACGAGCCCACCTCGGCCCTCGACCCCGAGATGATCAACGAGGTGCTCGACGTCATGGTGGGGCTCGCCGCCGACGGGATGACCATGATCGTCGTGACCCACGAGATGGGATTCGCCCGCAAGGCCGCGAACCGGGTGGTGTTCATGGCCGACGGCCAGATCGTCGAGCAGGCCGCGCCCGAGCAGTTCTTCACGCGCCCGCAGTCCGATCGAGCGAAGGACTTCCTCTCGAAGCTCATCACCCACTGA
- a CDS encoding glutamate ABC transporter substrate-binding protein, whose protein sequence is MRKSRLLAGVGVIAAGLLALTACNSGTPGSPDAGSGEGSSDAPVWGEVASNVTIDGSTTFEKISSAGKVVIGVKEDQPGLGYLDPVTGERKGFDVDIARWIAASLGYDPADESKVEYKPIASANREQALINGDIDYYVGTYSITDKRKEQISFAGPYFLTGQGLLVAADNDTITGKDSLTADTTVCSVTGSTPIQRIREETPAKVVEFDTYSQCVEKLKNGEVDAVTTDEAILLGYAAQDPDNLKIAGEPFSEERYGVGLAKGDTAFQEFVNTLFTDGGSTWQAIFEKNLGASGVEGKQPAVDAAG, encoded by the coding sequence ATGCGTAAATCTCGGCTTCTCGCGGGCGTCGGCGTCATCGCCGCCGGCCTGCTCGCTCTCACCGCCTGCAACAGCGGTACCCCCGGTTCGCCCGACGCCGGTTCCGGCGAGGGTTCCTCCGACGCCCCGGTGTGGGGCGAGGTCGCGTCGAACGTCACCATCGACGGCAGCACCACGTTCGAGAAGATCAGCTCGGCGGGTAAGGTCGTCATCGGTGTGAAGGAAGACCAGCCGGGCCTCGGCTACCTCGACCCCGTCACGGGGGAGCGCAAGGGCTTCGACGTCGACATCGCGCGGTGGATCGCCGCGTCCCTCGGCTACGACCCGGCGGACGAGTCCAAGGTCGAGTACAAGCCCATCGCATCGGCCAACCGCGAGCAGGCGCTGATCAACGGCGACATCGACTACTACGTCGGCACCTACTCGATCACCGACAAGCGCAAGGAGCAGATCTCCTTCGCCGGTCCGTACTTCCTCACCGGCCAGGGCCTGCTGGTGGCGGCCGACAATGACACGATCACCGGTAAGGACTCGCTCACCGCGGACACCACGGTGTGCTCGGTGACCGGCTCCACGCCGATCCAGCGCATCCGCGAGGAGACTCCCGCGAAGGTCGTCGAGTTCGACACGTACTCGCAGTGCGTCGAGAAGCTCAAGAACGGCGAAGTGGATGCCGTGACCACCGACGAGGCCATCCTCCTCGGCTACGCCGCGCAGGATCCCGACAACCTCAAGATCGCGGGCGAGCCCTTCAGCGAGGAGCGCTACGGCGTCGGCCTGGCCAAGGGTGACACGGCGTTCCAGGAGTTCGTGAACACGCTCTTCACCGATGGCGGGTCGACCTGGCAGGCGATCTTCGAGAAGAACCTCGGCGCCTCGGGCGTCGAAGGCAAGCAGCCCGCGGTCGACGCCGCCGGTTGA
- a CDS encoding amino acid ABC transporter permease, with product MNQIFDYPDLWAQALWGTVVLFLGGGAIAIVLGFVVAAMRVSPVPIARAVGAVYVNWIRNTPLTLVLFFFAFCVPLLVDVPRGFFLPLAVCGIGIYTATYVAETIRSGINTVPVGQAEAARALGLSFGQVMTLVVLPQATRSVIPPMVSVFIALLKNTTVASGFSVVNLGNIRANMSENGENQLVTIVLVMVIFVLLVLVLSALQNAAEKKWKVAR from the coding sequence GTGAATCAGATCTTCGACTACCCCGACCTGTGGGCGCAGGCGCTGTGGGGAACCGTCGTCCTCTTCCTGGGTGGAGGGGCGATCGCCATCGTGCTCGGGTTCGTCGTCGCGGCCATGCGCGTCTCGCCGGTACCGATCGCTCGTGCGGTCGGCGCGGTCTATGTGAACTGGATCCGCAACACCCCATTGACGCTCGTCCTGTTCTTCTTCGCGTTCTGCGTGCCGCTCCTCGTGGACGTGCCCCGCGGCTTCTTCCTGCCGCTGGCGGTCTGCGGCATCGGCATCTACACCGCGACCTACGTCGCCGAGACGATCCGGTCGGGGATCAACACGGTGCCCGTCGGGCAGGCCGAGGCCGCCCGGGCCCTGGGTCTCAGTTTCGGTCAGGTGATGACGCTGGTCGTCCTCCCGCAGGCGACCCGCTCCGTGATCCCCCCGATGGTGAGCGTGTTCATCGCCCTCCTGAAGAACACCACCGTCGCCTCGGGCTTCTCGGTCGTCAACCTCGGCAACATCCGCGCCAACATGAGTGAGAACGGCGAGAACCAGCTGGTGACGATCGTCCTGGTCATGGTCATCTTCGTCCTGCTCGTGCTGGTGCTCTCGGCTCTGCAGAACGCCGCTGAGAAGAAGTGGAAGGTGGCCCGATGA
- a CDS encoding amino acid ABC transporter permease, with protein MSSSVLYDLPGPRARVRNRLLGALTLVVVAGIIGFVVWRFIDTGQFSATKWNVFTYTAIWVRFGEATLATLSAFAAAAVGALVLGFVLAIGRLSDHAWVRIPVGWIVEILRAVPVLVFMLLLYYGLPVIGIRLSPYWAVVIALIAYNGSVLSEVIRAGVESLPRGQSEAGYALGLRKSNVMRLILLPQAIRAMLPVIIAQLVVTLKDTALGFIITYPELLYFARQLGSNGEYGSPLIPAAMIASVIYVAMCLALSYAAHRVEIGLRRSPRAARVAGAEPPGQTGTDTELIVAQRGAGKNDPGSAA; from the coding sequence ATGAGCTCCTCCGTCCTCTACGACCTCCCCGGCCCGCGCGCCCGCGTGCGCAACCGACTCCTCGGTGCGCTCACCCTCGTGGTGGTCGCGGGGATCATCGGTTTCGTCGTGTGGCGGTTCATCGATACCGGACAGTTCTCCGCGACGAAGTGGAACGTCTTCACCTACACCGCGATCTGGGTGCGCTTCGGCGAAGCCACCCTCGCCACCCTGTCGGCCTTCGCGGCCGCGGCGGTCGGCGCCTTGGTGCTCGGATTCGTCCTCGCGATCGGTCGTCTGTCCGACCACGCCTGGGTTCGCATCCCGGTCGGCTGGATCGTCGAGATCCTCCGCGCCGTGCCCGTGCTGGTCTTCATGCTCCTGCTCTACTACGGTCTGCCCGTCATCGGCATCCGCCTCTCGCCCTACTGGGCCGTCGTGATCGCTCTCATCGCGTACAACGGGTCGGTTCTGTCCGAGGTCATCCGGGCCGGCGTCGAGTCGCTGCCGCGCGGTCAGAGCGAGGCCGGTTACGCCCTGGGCCTTCGCAAGTCCAACGTGATGCGTCTGATCCTCCTGCCCCAGGCCATCCGGGCGATGCTGCCGGTGATCATCGCGCAGCTCGTGGTGACGCTGAAGGACACGGCGCTCGGCTTCATCATCACCTACCCCGAACTGCTGTACTTCGCGCGGCAGCTCGGCTCGAACGGCGAGTACGGCTCGCCGCTCATCCCCGCGGCCATGATCGCGAGCGTGATCTACGTCGCCATGTGCCTGGCGCTGTCGTACGCCGCGCACCGCGTCGAGATCGGCCTGCGCCGTTCGCCGCGCGCAGCGCGTGTCGCGGGCGCCGAGCCTCCCGGCCAGACCGGCACCGACACCGAGCTCATCGTCGCGCAGCGCGGGGCGGGCAAGAACGACCCCGGTTCGGCGGCCTGA
- the pheS gene encoding phenylalanine--tRNA ligase subunit alpha: MSDAPEITPEAVASAVDAALAAVAGAATTADLKAARSAHAGEQSPLSRLNARLRDVAPENKAAFGKLVGQARGRVNQAFAVREGELAEAETAARLEAERVDVTALPQRARVGARHPISLLQEQVSDIFVGMGWEIAEGPELEHEWFNFDALNFDVDHPARQMQDTFFVDPVARHLVMRTHTSPVQVRSMLERDLPIYVLCPGRVYRTDEFDATHLPVFTQFEGLVIDKGITMAHLKGTLDHAARVLFGPEAKTRFRANFFPFTEPSAELDLWHPTFKGGARWIEWGGCGMVNPNVLRAAGIDPEEYSGFAFGMGIERTLMFRSDVQDMRDMAEGDVRFSEQFGMVV, encoded by the coding sequence GTGTCCGACGCACCTGAGATCACCCCCGAGGCCGTCGCCTCCGCCGTCGATGCCGCGCTCGCCGCGGTCGCCGGCGCCGCGACCACGGCCGACCTGAAGGCCGCCCGCTCCGCCCACGCGGGGGAGCAGTCGCCGCTATCGCGACTGAACGCCCGCCTGCGTGACGTCGCCCCCGAGAACAAGGCCGCCTTCGGCAAGCTCGTCGGACAGGCGCGCGGCCGGGTGAATCAGGCGTTCGCGGTCCGTGAGGGCGAGCTCGCCGAGGCGGAGACCGCGGCGCGGTTGGAGGCGGAGCGCGTCGACGTCACGGCATTGCCGCAGCGTGCGCGGGTGGGCGCGCGTCATCCCATCTCGCTCCTGCAGGAGCAGGTGTCCGACATCTTCGTCGGAATGGGATGGGAGATCGCGGAGGGTCCCGAGCTCGAGCACGAGTGGTTCAACTTCGACGCGCTGAACTTCGACGTCGACCACCCGGCGCGGCAGATGCAGGACACGTTCTTCGTCGACCCCGTCGCCCGACACCTGGTGATGCGCACGCACACGAGCCCGGTGCAGGTGCGATCGATGCTCGAACGCGACCTCCCGATCTACGTCCTGTGCCCGGGGCGGGTCTACCGCACCGATGAGTTCGACGCGACGCACCTCCCCGTCTTCACGCAGTTCGAAGGTCTCGTTATCGACAAGGGCATCACGATGGCCCACCTCAAGGGCACCCTCGACCACGCCGCCCGCGTGCTCTTCGGGCCCGAGGCGAAGACCCGGTTCCGAGCCAACTTCTTCCCGTTCACCGAGCCGAGCGCCGAGCTCGACCTGTGGCACCCGACCTTCAAGGGCGGGGCGCGATGGATCGAGTGGGGCGGCTGCGGAATGGTGAACCCCAACGTCCTGCGCGCCGCGGGGATCGATCCCGAGGAGTACTCGGGCTTCGCCTTCGGCATGGGCATCGAGCGCACGCTCATGTTCCGCAGCGACGTCCAAGACATGCGCGACATGGCCGAGGGCGATGTCCGTTTCAGCGAGCAGTTCGGAATGGTGGTCTGA
- the pheT gene encoding phenylalanine--tRNA ligase subunit beta — MRVPLSWLREYVDVPADAAPDDVLAALVSVGFEEEDVHRFELSGPVVVGEVKEFTPEPQSNGKTIRWCQVDVGEEHGGIRGIVCGAGNFFEGDKVVVTLPGSVLPGPFPIAARKTYGHVSDGMIASAKELGLGSEHSGILRLVELGIDAPVGTDAIALLGLDDVAVEINVTPDRGYALSLRGVAREYSHATGAAFRDPGAGHDAARERTPDGFPISVDDAAPIRGRVGASQFVARIVRDVDPSRPTPPWMITRLSLAGIRSLGVLIDITNYVMLELGQPIHGYDLDRLQGGITVRRATAGEKLETLDGQVRTLHVEDLVITDESGPIGLAGVMGGGPTEMSDATRNVLIEAATFDQVSIARTARRHKLPSEASRRFERGVDPLVAFVAAERVATLMVELAGGTLDTSLGGSLAESYTREAIALPREFVPGLIGVEYTDDETERALRLIGATVDRSESGWSVVPPSWRPDLTDKWTLAEEVARIEGYDRIPSVLPTPPSGRGLTLAQQGRRRVANALAAAGFVETPSFPFTTSEQNDLHGSPSGETLPSVKLANPLDGLAPFLRRSLVPGLLQVAHRNLSRGIVDLALFETGTVFLPKPGVQYGTSSVPPLAVRPDAATLTALDASIPPQRRHVAVLLTGNLVAKQPGQAAVAADLADAVDAVRVLAGAAGVDVELVQAQRAALHPGRTARVLVAGVDVGYVGELLPAVAAAADLPGRVLVAELDLDALLERAQSRVVAASLSGFPAATQDVSVVVPVEAAAGEVRTALLEGGAPLIEGVRLVDDYRGPGVADGTKSLTFALRFRAADRTLTAAEATEAKMSGVAVAAERFGAAIRDGEASV; from the coding sequence ATGCGCGTCCCGCTCTCCTGGTTGCGCGAGTACGTCGACGTGCCGGCGGATGCCGCACCGGACGACGTCCTGGCGGCCCTGGTGTCGGTCGGTTTCGAAGAAGAGGACGTGCACCGCTTCGAACTGTCCGGTCCCGTCGTCGTCGGCGAGGTGAAGGAGTTCACCCCCGAACCGCAGTCCAACGGCAAGACGATCCGGTGGTGCCAGGTCGACGTCGGCGAGGAGCACGGCGGCATCCGCGGCATCGTCTGCGGAGCCGGCAACTTCTTCGAGGGCGACAAGGTCGTCGTGACGCTTCCGGGTTCGGTCCTTCCCGGACCCTTCCCGATCGCCGCGCGCAAGACGTACGGTCACGTGTCCGACGGCATGATCGCGTCCGCCAAGGAACTGGGGCTCGGCAGCGAGCATTCCGGCATCCTGCGTCTGGTCGAGCTCGGCATCGACGCCCCGGTGGGAACCGACGCCATCGCGCTGCTCGGGCTCGACGACGTCGCCGTCGAGATCAACGTCACGCCCGACCGGGGGTATGCCCTCTCTCTGCGCGGTGTCGCCCGCGAGTACTCGCACGCGACCGGTGCCGCCTTCCGCGACCCGGGCGCCGGCCACGACGCCGCGCGTGAGCGCACGCCCGACGGGTTCCCGATCTCCGTCGACGACGCCGCGCCGATCCGCGGACGCGTCGGGGCGAGCCAGTTCGTCGCGCGCATCGTGCGCGATGTGGACCCGTCGCGCCCCACGCCGCCGTGGATGATCACGCGCCTGTCCCTGGCCGGCATCCGATCGCTCGGTGTCCTGATCGACATCACCAACTACGTGATGCTCGAACTCGGCCAGCCGATCCACGGCTACGACCTCGACCGCCTGCAGGGTGGCATCACGGTCCGCCGTGCGACCGCGGGCGAGAAGCTCGAGACCCTGGACGGTCAGGTTCGCACCCTTCACGTCGAAGACCTCGTCATCACGGACGAGTCCGGCCCGATCGGTCTCGCCGGCGTCATGGGCGGCGGTCCGACCGAGATGAGCGATGCGACCCGCAACGTGCTCATCGAGGCGGCCACGTTCGACCAGGTCTCGATCGCGCGGACCGCGCGTCGTCACAAGCTGCCTTCCGAGGCGTCGCGACGCTTCGAGCGCGGCGTCGACCCGCTCGTCGCCTTCGTCGCCGCCGAGCGCGTGGCGACCCTCATGGTGGAGCTGGCCGGTGGCACGCTCGACACCTCCCTCGGGGGCTCGCTCGCGGAGAGCTACACCCGAGAGGCGATCGCGCTGCCCCGGGAGTTCGTCCCGGGTCTCATCGGCGTCGAGTACACCGACGACGAGACGGAGCGCGCCCTGCGCCTCATCGGTGCGACGGTCGACCGGAGCGAGAGCGGATGGAGCGTCGTACCCCCGTCGTGGCGCCCCGACCTCACCGACAAGTGGACGCTCGCCGAAGAGGTGGCCCGTATCGAGGGCTACGACCGCATCCCGTCGGTGCTCCCGACCCCTCCCTCGGGCCGCGGGCTCACCCTCGCTCAGCAGGGGCGCCGGCGCGTCGCGAACGCTTTGGCTGCGGCGGGGTTCGTCGAGACGCCGTCGTTCCCCTTCACCACTTCCGAGCAGAACGATCTGCACGGATCGCCGTCGGGAGAAACGCTGCCGAGCGTGAAACTCGCCAACCCGCTCGACGGGCTGGCGCCGTTCCTGCGCCGCTCGCTCGTGCCCGGTCTACTGCAGGTCGCCCACCGCAACCTCTCGCGGGGCATCGTCGATCTCGCCCTGTTCGAGACGGGCACCGTCTTCCTGCCGAAGCCGGGGGTGCAGTACGGCACGTCCTCGGTCCCTCCGCTCGCGGTGCGGCCGGATGCCGCGACGTTGACGGCACTCGACGCGTCGATCCCGCCGCAGCGTCGGCACGTCGCCGTGCTGCTGACGGGGAACCTCGTCGCCAAGCAGCCGGGGCAGGCGGCCGTCGCGGCCGACCTCGCCGACGCGGTCGACGCGGTCCGCGTGCTCGCCGGAGCAGCCGGCGTCGACGTGGAACTGGTCCAGGCACAGCGTGCGGCGCTGCATCCGGGCCGGACGGCGCGGGTTCTGGTCGCGGGTGTCGACGTGGGCTACGTCGGTGAGCTGCTGCCTGCCGTGGCCGCCGCGGCCGATCTCCCGGGGCGCGTGCTGGTGGCGGAACTCGACCTCGATGCGCTTCTCGAGCGCGCGCAGTCGCGGGTGGTCGCGGCATCCCTGTCCGGCTTCCCGGCGGCCACGCAGGACGTGTCGGTCGTCGTGCCGGTCGAGGCCGCCGCGGGCGAGGTGCGGACTGCGCTGCTCGAGGGCGGTGCGCCGCTGATCGAGGGCGTGCGGCTGGTCGATGACTACCGCGGGCCCGGCGTCGCGGACGGAACGAAGAGCCTGACGTTCGCCCTGCGTTTCCGTGCGGCGGATCGGACGCTGACGGCGGCCGAAGCGACGGAGGCCAAGATGAGTGGCGTCGCGGTGGCGGCGGAGCGTTTCGGCGCCGCCATCCGGGACGGCGAGGCGAGCGTCTGA
- the argC gene encoding N-acetyl-gamma-glutamyl-phosphate reductase translates to MTLSVAVSGASGYAGGEILRLLADHPDIEIRTVTAHANAGQALISHQPHLRSLAHLELQATTPEVLAGHDVVFLALPHGQSAQYTEALRDTPLVIDAGADHRLTSAADWAAFYGGEHPEPWAYGVPELPIAGGKQRDLLRGAARIAAPGCNASTVALSLAPGVAAGVIDPGDIVSVLAVGPSGAGKSAKVNLLASEILGTANPYAVGGTHRHIPEIRQALAAAGAPADGIRVSFTPVLVPMARGILATSSAPIRSGVSDAEIRAAWEDAYAGEPFVEVLPEGTFPRTADVLGANVASLGLAIDRAANRVVVVAAVDNLVKGTAGAAVQSLNIALGLPETTALPLNGVAP, encoded by the coding sequence ATGACCCTCTCGGTCGCCGTCTCCGGCGCCTCCGGCTATGCGGGCGGCGAGATCCTTCGCCTGCTCGCCGATCATCCCGACATCGAGATCCGCACCGTCACGGCGCACGCGAACGCGGGCCAGGCGCTCATCTCCCACCAGCCGCACCTGCGTTCGCTCGCGCACCTCGAGCTCCAGGCCACGACTCCGGAGGTGCTCGCCGGGCACGACGTGGTCTTCCTCGCGCTGCCGCACGGTCAGTCGGCCCAGTACACCGAAGCCCTCCGCGACACCCCGCTCGTGATCGACGCGGGAGCCGATCATCGGCTCACCTCCGCCGCCGACTGGGCGGCCTTCTACGGCGGCGAACACCCCGAGCCGTGGGCGTACGGCGTTCCCGAACTCCCGATCGCCGGCGGCAAGCAGCGAGACCTTCTGCGCGGCGCCGCGCGGATCGCCGCTCCGGGGTGCAACGCCTCCACCGTCGCCCTCTCTCTGGCGCCCGGTGTCGCCGCCGGGGTCATCGATCCGGGCGACATCGTGTCCGTGCTGGCGGTCGGGCCGAGCGGCGCCGGCAAATCGGCCAAGGTGAACCTCCTCGCGAGCGAGATCCTCGGCACGGCGAACCCCTACGCGGTCGGCGGCACCCACCGGCACATTCCCGAGATCCGGCAGGCTCTGGCCGCCGCGGGCGCTCCGGCCGACGGCATCCGGGTCTCGTTCACGCCCGTGCTCGTGCCGATGGCGCGCGGCATCCTGGCGACCTCGTCCGCTCCGATCCGCTCCGGGGTCTCGGATGCCGAGATCCGAGCCGCGTGGGAGGACGCCTACGCGGGTGAGCCGTTCGTCGAGGTCCTGCCCGAGGGGACGTTCCCGCGGACGGCCGACGTGCTCGGCGCGAACGTCGCGTCGCTCGGACTCGCGATCGACCGCGCGGCGAACCGGGTCGTGGTCGTCGCCGCCGTCGACAATCTGGTCAAGGGAACCGCGGGCGCCGCGGTGCAGTCCCTCAACATCGCGCTGGGTCTTCCCGAGACCACGGCCCTTCCCCTGAACGGAGTCGCCCCGTGA
- the argJ gene encoding bifunctional glutamate N-acetyltransferase/amino-acid acetyltransferase ArgJ has product MSVTVPAGFEAAGVAVGLKSTGARDVAVVVNRGPQKVGAAVFTSNRAKANPILWSEQVVKDGVVEAVVLNSGGANCFTGSFGFQTTHQTAERAAELLGVGAGDVVVCSTGLIGTGDEVFRAKVLDGVEKGVAALSVDGGEDASLAIMTTDSRPKRAAHVGEGWSIGGMAKGAGMLAPGLATMLVVLTTDVVLDASEADAALRAATRVSFDRLDSDGCMSTNDQVTLLSSGASGIRVDADEFAAALTAVCDDLAAQLQSDAEGASHDITIRVVGAVTEDDAVEVGRSIARNNLFKAAIFGNDPNWGRVLAAIGTTRAAFDPYDVDVWMNGMRVCSAGGPDRPREEVDLTPRATDLVVDLRVGDAAATIRTNDLTHDYVHENSAYAS; this is encoded by the coding sequence GTGAGCGTGACCGTCCCCGCAGGATTCGAAGCGGCCGGCGTCGCCGTGGGGCTGAAGTCCACCGGCGCGCGTGATGTCGCCGTCGTCGTCAACCGCGGTCCGCAGAAGGTCGGGGCGGCCGTCTTCACCTCCAACCGGGCCAAGGCCAACCCGATCCTGTGGTCGGAGCAGGTCGTGAAGGACGGTGTCGTGGAGGCCGTCGTGCTCAACTCCGGCGGAGCGAACTGCTTCACCGGGTCTTTCGGTTTCCAGACCACCCACCAGACCGCCGAGCGGGCGGCCGAGCTGCTGGGCGTCGGTGCGGGCGACGTCGTGGTCTGCTCGACGGGTCTCATCGGCACCGGCGACGAGGTCTTCCGCGCCAAGGTGCTCGACGGGGTCGAGAAGGGCGTCGCGGCGCTGTCGGTCGACGGCGGCGAGGACGCGTCTCTCGCGATCATGACGACCGACTCCCGTCCCAAGCGTGCGGCGCACGTCGGAGAAGGTTGGAGCATCGGCGGGATGGCGAAGGGCGCCGGCATGCTCGCGCCCGGGCTCGCGACGATGCTCGTCGTGCTGACCACCGACGTGGTGCTGGACGCGTCCGAGGCCGATGCCGCGCTGCGTGCGGCGACGCGGGTGAGTTTCGACCGTCTCGACTCCGACGGCTGCATGTCGACCAACGACCAGGTCACCCTCCTGTCGAGCGGGGCCAGCGGCATCCGGGTGGATGCCGACGAGTTCGCCGCCGCCCTGACCGCGGTGTGCGACGATCTCGCCGCTCAGCTGCAGAGCGACGCCGAGGGTGCCAGCCACGACATCACCATCCGGGTCGTCGGCGCCGTGACCGAGGACGACGCCGTCGAGGTGGGACGCTCGATAGCCCGGAACAACCTCTTCAAGGCCGCCATCTTCGGCAACGACCCGAACTGGGGCCGCGTGCTCGCCGCCATCGGCACCACGCGGGCCGCGTTCGACCCGTACGACGTCGACGTGTGGATGAACGGGATGCGCGTGTGCTCGGCGGGCGGCCCGGACCGCCCGCGCGAGGAGGTCGACCTCACCCCCCGCGCGACCGATCTCGTCGTCGACCTCCGCGTCGGCGACGCCGCGGCCACGATCCGCACCAACGACCTCACCCACGACTACGTCCACGAGAACAGCGCCTACGCCTCATGA
- the argB gene encoding acetylglutamate kinase — translation MSDIDIQDTDPAAASERAVTLVESLPWVRKYRDQVVVVKYGGNAMVSDELQDAFAADIAYLRYVGVKPVVVHGGGPQISSMLDRLDIPSEFRGGYRVTSTEAIGVVRMVLTGQINPQLVAKVNAHGPLATGLSGEDAGLFGGRRRGVVVDGVEHDLGRVGDVVTVDPQPVLDHLAAGRVPIVSSIAPDLDNPGASLNVNADAAAAALAVALNAKKLVVLTDVPGLYADWPNRDSLVSHLTSTELRAMVPTLESGMIPKMQACLDAVDGGVPTAAIIDGRVPHSVLVELFTSKGIGTEVVA, via the coding sequence ATGAGCGATATCGATATCCAGGACACAGATCCGGCCGCGGCGAGCGAACGGGCGGTGACTCTCGTCGAATCGCTGCCGTGGGTGCGCAAGTACCGCGACCAGGTGGTGGTGGTGAAGTACGGCGGCAACGCCATGGTCAGCGATGAACTGCAGGACGCCTTCGCGGCCGACATCGCCTACCTCCGTTACGTCGGGGTGAAGCCGGTCGTCGTGCACGGCGGCGGTCCGCAGATCTCGTCGATGCTCGACCGGCTCGACATCCCGAGCGAGTTCCGCGGCGGTTACCGGGTGACCTCCACCGAGGCGATCGGGGTCGTGCGCATGGTCCTGACGGGTCAGATCAACCCGCAGCTGGTCGCCAAGGTCAACGCGCACGGGCCGCTCGCGACGGGCCTCAGCGGAGAGGATGCCGGACTCTTCGGCGGTCGTCGCCGCGGCGTCGTGGTGGACGGCGTCGAGCACGACCTCGGGCGGGTGGGCGACGTCGTGACCGTCGACCCGCAGCCCGTGCTCGACCATCTCGCGGCCGGGCGAGTGCCGATCGTCTCCTCGATCGCACCCGACCTCGACAATCCGGGCGCATCGCTCAACGTCAACGCGGATGCCGCAGCCGCGGCCCTCGCGGTGGCGCTGAACGCGAAGAAGCTGGTCGTGCTGACGGACGTCCCCGGCCTGTACGCCGACTGGCCGAACCGCGACTCGCTCGTCTCGCACCTGACCTCGACGGAGTTGCGCGCGATGGTGCCGACACTCGAGTCGGGGATGATCCCGAAGATGCAGGCGTGCCTCGACGCCGTCGACGGGGGAGTGCCCACGGCCGCGATCATCGACGGCCGCGTGCCGCACTCGGTGCTCGTCGAACTGTTCACCAGCAAAGGAATCGGAACGGAGGTGGTCGCGTGA